The Pseudanabaena sp. PCC 6802 genomic interval TAATGCAGTAAGAGTCTGCCCCACTAGCCAGAGCTGCCACAATTTCTGTTTCCGCTGTATGCGAAGTTAGCATGACCACATGTATATTCGGTAGCGCTGCTTTAATGCGTTGCGTGGCAGCAATGCCATCGAGACGCGGCAAGCCAATATCCATGATCACAATATCAGGCTTGAGTTTTAAAGCTGCTTCAACCCCAAGATAGCCGTCCTCTGCCATCCCCACCAGGGTAATCTGAGGGTATTCCTGCAATGACTGCTCTAGTCCCAATTGCATTAGAGGGTCGTCTTCTACAATTAACACCCTTACTGGTGATGTATTCATAGACAAATTCATAAATTGGCTGAGAAGGTTCACCTACAACATCTAGAATATGCCAGGATCGAGACAATTGTGAAAGATCAAGTCGTAGATGAGGCGTTGTGTTAGACCTTACGAAATAGTGTTAGGGCGGGGTGTAAGGGTTAGACGTGCGCGGTGACTCAATCCCCATCTACCCAGAGCAAACCAGATTGCTTGCTGCCATAGCTATAAAAATATAGCCATAGACAGATCTGTTAGGACATGGGGGTGTGGGGGCTGCGCCCCCACGCAGGGGAGGCAGGGCGGTCTTGGGGGTTTCCCCCTAGAGCCACTGCCGTGTTCCACCCCTGCACCCCGTCCTAAACCTGTTGGCTATAGCTATATAAATAAGAATATAAACAAAATGTAAAAATTGCTTAACAAAATAATTGTCGTTCGCACTATACTTTTTATGGCTTTGGTATAAGATACTCTGAACTTTTTACATAAAGAGGCGATTCAGAGTAACTAAATTACTAACTGTGTGTATTATTCCTGAACTACGCCCAAAATTTATGTAGCTCCAGACCGAACCAGATCGATAAAACAATAGGAATATACTGACTAAAGCTCATAAGGCAATTTGTTCCTAGAGGTTAAGTAGCACCATTATTGAGTTAAATGCTGTTGTGAGGAGCATATAAGTAGCCTGTGTCAACCAACCCCATTACCAATCTCGTCAAGAGTTCACAACGAGGCAAGTTCATCAAACGCTTGCCAAAGATCTCAACCAGGTTGAAGGTTTTACTTGTCAGTCTTGCTTTACTTTCAGGTAGTATGGGAGCTGCTTTAGCATTTCTCATGACAAGCAAGCCGTTTCAGCAAACCCAGACCTCAGGAATTACCAACTCTAATAGCATGACAGCCACTACGGCTGGACTGCCGGAGTTAACTCGCTCTGTTAACATCCTGATCCTGGGCACGATCGTCCTTACTTCAGATTTGCCGGATGCCGAACAACAGCCTAAGGGTAGATATTTAGCCCAAGTCAATTCCACACTCAATGGACAAAGCGATGCGATTTTACTAGTACGCTTTGACCCATTTACTAAAAAGCTTACAGCACTTTCTATACCGCGAGATAGTCGTGTAAATATTCCAGAACTTGGCTACCGCAAAATTAATGCGGCAAATTATGTGGGTGGGGCTTCTCTGTCAGCCCAAATCGTCAGCCAAACTCTAGGTAACGTTGAGATCGATCGCTACTTTCGCGTAAATGTCGATGGGTTTGGGAAGTTAATCGACGCTCTAGGTGGTGTAGACATCTACGTACCCAAGCGCATGAAGTACCAGGACGATAGCCAGCACCTCTATATAAATCTCAATCCCGGTCAGCAGCACCTGGACGGCAACAAGGCAATTCAGTACATGCGCTTCCGCCATGACGATCTTGGTGATATCGGACGAGTTCAACGCCAGCAAACACTTATTCGCGCTCTGATCGAACAAAAGTTAAACTTGGCAACCATCTCGCGTTTGCCGGATATCCTGGCTGTTTTGAAGGAGAACATCGATACTAACCTCTCCGTTGAGGAAATGCTAGCTCTTGCAGCTTTTGCCGCTAAAACAGATCGTAAAAACGCGCAGATGCTGATGGCTCCCGGTCGTTTTAGCGCTCCCAATGAATATCCCATAAGTTATTGGATTTTGAATGAAAGGCATCTAATGCGATTAATGGCTAACTATTTTCAGGTTAACGTTCCTTCTGAAGCTTTAGATGAGGTCAACCGCTCGCCTAGCAGTCTTAGGGTAGCTGTTCAGGATAGTATTTCTAATCCTGAAGGGGTGAAAGTAGCTAAGGATATCCTGGTCAAAGCAGGTTATGGGGACGTGTTTCCTGCAGATGAACCTTGGGCGAACCCCTTAGAAAAGACTAAGATTATTGCCCAGCAGGGAGATCTAGAAAGCGCTGAGGAGGTACGCAATACCTTGGGTATTGGTGAAATCGTGTTGGAGTCTACTGGATCGTTGGAATCCGATGTGACAGTAAGGCTTGGTAGGGATTGGCTAGATCTCAAATCTATTCAAGTATACAAGCCCAAACCATTACTAGATAGAAGCTAAGATGCGATCGCAAAGATAATAACGGATCTATTTCAAGCGCTTGTTAGACTTGAGCACTGACTTGTCCTAGTTGTACCTTACATCACATAGGCTCAACCGTTAGCTTAAAGCCCAGTGCCTTAACCACTTTGGCTACCGTTGAAAAGTGGGATTTCCTTCAGGAGATATAGCGTTTTTCAATTGAGAACAGGTTTTATTGACGGGGTGAAGGGGTTCCACACGGCAGTGGCTCTAGCGGGGAACCCCCAAGACCGCCCTGCCTCCCCTTCTTGGGGGCAACGCCCCCAAACCCCCTACTCTTTCCGATCTGCAAACCCCTATAAGGCTTTATACAGTCCTTCCCTACTTATGCTTGTAACTCGGGATAACTGACTCAATTGAGTAAACCCTATGTTGCATAATTAATTGTGCGCTGTACTAGCTATTCGGGTACGAGCAATCCCATAGGAGTGATAGGGGCTGTAAACACAAAGTAAATTACGCCCGCGCCTAAGAAGGCGATCGCCAAACTAAAGAGAATCACCCACCGATCCGGCGGTTCGTAGACATCTTCATCGATGTCGTAGCGAACCGCAAAGTAGTGCTGCGTAGTCAGCAGTACGGTCAACAAGCCCGCGATCGCAAAGGCTAACCCCAACTTCCAACCGTTACCTGGTTCGGGAGATAGAGGAGGTTTAAGAGCGCGCAGTCGAATGATGACAACACCGAACCCCATCAGGGCGATCGCAGTTCGCATCCATGCCAAATAAGTGCGTTCGTTGGCAAGGTGATCTCGCACCCGCGATGGATTGGATCGTTTGGCTTTCTCAACCTTCTCCGGTTCGTATTCTCTTGGTTTGAACAGATACATCATTAGCAGCGATCGCGAACTACTTAGCTAAGGTGATAATGCGTTAGGCGGAGGCCATGACGCATCCTACAGGTATTGGCAAATTCTATCCTCAGTCATCCACTTCAGCATTGGGGATGCGCGTATCGATGAATGATTGAGATACTTCAGGAATATACCAGTTAACTTCACCGGATTTCAAGATCTTAGGGTTAGGAATATTCAGTTCAATTGTTCCATCAGGATCGCTCTTTGCCACTAAGCTCGTACCGTCGAGAATCTCGATCGCTGCGGCACCGCTGGTTGTTTGACCCTTTAACTTGACATCGCTGGGTAGATAAATGCCATTGCAATCCCACTCTTCCTCCGTTACTTGTTCGTTGCCTAAGAAGTAAATGGCAGTATCGTAGGGATCGGTCGTTCTTTTAGGTTTTGGCCCGTAAACAGCGATGGTTTTGCCCGTTTCGTTACGGCACTGTCCCCAGTTAATCCCAGAGGCTTGGGCGTATTTGAGAAACTCCTGTTCATCGCGAGCTTGAGTTGCAACTGGAACGCTTTTTTCTGTTTTTACCTGCGCCCCCTGCGTCGCACTTATTGTTGGATTGACAGGACTACCGAGCGGTTTGTTGAGTTCAGAGTTGACAGGGGTTCGATTGAAATTGGTCTTTTGCGCTAAGGATGGCTGGGCAAAAATTAAGTTAGCCACAACTAAAAGAGCGATTAAAAATAACTTCAAGTGCGATTTCAAAAATTGCATTGTTTTTCTCCTTGTAAGTTGATATAGATTTTTGTGTCAAAATTAATACCAGATCGATGCCTTACCGCCATCGCATTCTAAGCAGTAAATAAGCTCTTTTGCAGTAACTGCAAGCTGCCGCTTTCAGCCAGAATGTAGATTCCCAAACCGATCAGAACGAATGGCATGACCTTCTTCCCGTAACGGGCGATCGGGCGGGCGATCGCCGATCGGCGAGTCAACCAATAAGCGATAAAACACCACACTCCAATCAACAGATAGAAAACGCTCAGCGTTACTCCCAAGCTGGGCAGATCGCAGTTCGCGAACAATGGGATGTAAATACCGATGTTGTCTCCTCCGTTGGCAAAGGTCACGGCGGCAACATTGAAAGTGTGGGGAGTCAGAAGATGGGCGATTGATGTAACCATAGGGGAATTGCGAAATTTGGTGCGAGCAAATTCTACTGATACTGTTTTGACCTCTCCGTTATCTGCGTTTCGATTCATCAGATTTGCGATCCCGATAATTAGGGGAACGATTCCCAGAAAACCAATCCATGCTCTCGGCAAAATCAAACCGCCAAAGAATCCAGGTAGACTCAAAAGGATAATTGCGGTAAAACCTAGATACTGTCCGATCGCGATATGTTTGGGATGGAAAGAAGCATTTACCTGGGCAAAGAAGAGCGTCAGAATGACAAGATCATCGATGTTAGTAGCGACAAAGGAGACAATCCCTGCAACTATTACACTTGTTAGCCAACCCATGACAATGCTGCCATCTCCTACTTCAATTATTTTCTACTTCCGTTGGCTGACTGCGATCTTTGACCAATCCCATTAAGCAAAAACAACTGCCAGCCAGTGCTAGGGGAGTTAGCGCATTGCTATCTAAAACGATCGCTACACCTAAACCAATTAGAACGTATGGTACGAAGTAATTACCATACCGCGTCAAAAGAGGAGCGATCGCTGGTTGCAGTGTCAACTTATATGTAGCATAGCACCAAACTCCTACTAAAGAGAG includes:
- a CDS encoding response regulator produces the protein MNTSPVRVLIVEDDPLMQLGLEQSLQEYPQITLVGMAEDGYLGVEAALKLKPDIVIMDIGLPRLDGIAATQRIKAALPNIHVVMLTSHTAETEIVAALASGADSYCIKGASLDRLITAIAAAQEGATYLDPQIAKKVVEHLKPPTPSANLGQLSQRELEVLKLMVDGKSNPEIAAVLYLSPNTVKTHVRGIMNKLAVDDRVQAAVVALRSGLV
- a CDS encoding LCP family protein, producing the protein MSTNPITNLVKSSQRGKFIKRLPKISTRLKVLLVSLALLSGSMGAALAFLMTSKPFQQTQTSGITNSNSMTATTAGLPELTRSVNILILGTIVLTSDLPDAEQQPKGRYLAQVNSTLNGQSDAILLVRFDPFTKKLTALSIPRDSRVNIPELGYRKINAANYVGGASLSAQIVSQTLGNVEIDRYFRVNVDGFGKLIDALGGVDIYVPKRMKYQDDSQHLYINLNPGQQHLDGNKAIQYMRFRHDDLGDIGRVQRQQTLIRALIEQKLNLATISRLPDILAVLKENIDTNLSVEEMLALAAFAAKTDRKNAQMLMAPGRFSAPNEYPISYWILNERHLMRLMANYFQVNVPSEALDEVNRSPSSLRVAVQDSISNPEGVKVAKDILVKAGYGDVFPADEPWANPLEKTKIIAQQGDLESAEEVRNTLGIGEIVLESTGSLESDVTVRLGRDWLDLKSIQVYKPKPLLDRS
- a CDS encoding YidH family protein, whose product is MMYLFKPREYEPEKVEKAKRSNPSRVRDHLANERTYLAWMRTAIALMGFGVVIIRLRALKPPLSPEPGNGWKLGLAFAIAGLLTVLLTTQHYFAVRYDIDEDVYEPPDRWVILFSLAIAFLGAGVIYFVFTAPITPMGLLVPE
- a CDS encoding cadmium resistance transporter; this encodes MGWLTSVIVAGIVSFVATNIDDLVILTLFFAQVNASFHPKHIAIGQYLGFTAIILLSLPGFFGGLILPRAWIGFLGIVPLIIGIANLMNRNADNGEVKTVSVEFARTKFRNSPMVTSIAHLLTPHTFNVAAVTFANGGDNIGIYIPLFANCDLPSLGVTLSVFYLLIGVWCFIAYWLTRRSAIARPIARYGKKVMPFVLIGLGIYILAESGSLQLLQKSLFTA